The following are from one region of the Nicotiana tabacum cultivar K326 chromosome 3, ASM71507v2, whole genome shotgun sequence genome:
- the LOC107824605 gene encoding uncharacterized protein LOC107824605: MHKQYIIGQVTEFQNGNKFNFGAIYGMHTVQDRKILWEDMEKIIAGINGPCVLMGDYNTILSSEDRMQGTPVQEFEVKDFKEFIWEAGLTELRILERKYTWTNNHVHSKIDRILVNATWIQKWPNGNRPFKFFNCLTQHKEFEDTVYKCWTKRDGGTIMNNVWMKLKILKTKLKQMNSQDFNSTGQRIQVARAKLEGIQEQMVGPGNSTKSVAQEKETNMELVKWLEIEESIMKQKSRIKWLNLGDSNTLYFYACVKNRQATNHIGRLTNSAGQLLMNANDVETEILKFYKQLLGTTTTQIPAVNKEVMRQGYNLSRQQQMKLIKVVTEDEIKTTLQGISDNKAP, encoded by the exons ATGCACAAGCAATACATAATAGGGCAGGTTACAGAATTCCAGAATGGAAACAAGTTTAACTTTGGAGCCATTTATGGTATGCATACTGTTCAAGATAGAAAAATATTATGGGAAGATATGGAAAAAATCATAGCTGGTATTAATGGACCTTGTGTGTTAATGGGGGACTATAATACTATTTTATCTAGTGAAGACAGGATGCAAGGGACCCCAGTACAGGAATTTGAAGTGAAAGATTTCAAAGAGTTCATTTGGGAGGCTGGACTAACTGAATTGAGAATACTTGAAAGGAAGTACACTTGGACAAACAATCATGTCCATAGTAAGATAGACAGAATACTTGTCAATGCTACATGGATCCAGAAATGGCCT AATGGAAATAGACCTTTCAAGTTTTTCAATTGCTTGACTCAACACAAAGAGTTTGAGGATACTGTGTACAAATGCTGGACAAAAAGGGATGGTGGAACAATAATGAACAATGTGTGGATGAAACTCAAGATACTAAAGACCAAGCTGAAGCAAATGAATAGTCAAGATTTTAACAGTACTGGACAAAGAATTCAAGTAGCAAGAGCAAAGTTGGAAGGGATTCAGGAACAAATGGTTGGACCTGGGAATAGCACTAAAAGTGTAGCTCAAGAAAAAGAGACAAACATGGAGTTGGTTAAATGGCTTGAAATTGAGGAAAGTATAATGAAGCAGAAATCAAGGATTAAATGGCTCAACCTGGGAGATTCAAATACATTATATTTTTATGCATGTGTTAAGAATAGACAAGCAACTAATCACATTGGAAGATTGACTAATAGTGCAGGGCAACTACTCATGAATGCTAATGATGTGGAAACAGAAATACTGAAGTTCTACAAGCAGCTActtggaacaacaacaactcaaATACCAGCAGTTAATAAAGAAGTGATGCGGCAAGGCTACAATCTAAGCAGACAACAACAAATGAAGCTAATAAAAGTAGTAACTGAAGATGAAATCAAGACAACATTACAGGGTATTAGTGACAACAAAGCACCATGA
- the LOC107824607 gene encoding heat stress transcription factor A-4c, whose amino-acid sequence MDEATCSTNALPPFLTKTYEMVDDPSSDAIVSWSSSNKSFIVWNPPDFARDLLPRYFKHNNFSSFIRQLNTYGFRKIDPEKWEFANEDNFVRGQPHLLKNIHRRKPVHSHSAQNLHGLSSPLTESERQGYKEDIQKLKHENESLHLDLQRHQQDRQGLELQVQVFIERVQHVEHRQKTMLSALARMLDKPVTDLSGMPQLQVNDRKRRLPGNSCLYNETDLEDTRAISSRALTWENMNPSSLLTINAELLDQLDSSLTFWENVLQDVDQARIQQNCSLELDESTSCADSPAICYTQLNVDVGPKASDIDMNSEPNANTNPEVAAPEDQAAVAGTTTNVPTGVNDVFWEQFLTENPGSVDASEVQSERKDIGNKKNESKPVDGGKFWWNMKSVNSLAEQLGHLTPAEKT is encoded by the exons ATGGATGAAGCTACGTGTAGCACGAATGCGCTGCCTCCTTTTCTTACAAAGACATATGAAATGGTGGATGATCCATCCTCTGATGCCATCGTTTCCTGGAGTTCGAGTAATAAAAGCTTCATTGTGTGGAATCCTCCAGATTTTGCAAGGGATTTGTTGCCTAGATACTTCAAGCACAATAACTTTTCCAGCTTCATCAGACAGCTAAACACTTAT GGATTCAGGAAAATTGACCCTGAAAAATGGGAATTCGCTAATGAAGATAATTTTGTTAGAGGTCAGCCACACCTTTTGAAGAATATCCATAGACGTAAACCGGTTCATAGTCATTCTGCACAGAATCTTCATGGTCTGTCGTCTCCATTAACTGAATCTGAAAGACAAGGGTATAAGGAAGATATTCAAAAGCTGAAGCATGAGAATGAGTCACTTCACTTGGACCTACAAAGACATCAGCAGGATCGCCAAGGACTTGAATTGCAAGTGCAGGTTTTCATTGAACGTGTTCAACACGTGGAACATCGTCAAAAGACCATGCTCTCTGCTTTAGCTCGAATGTTAGATAAACCAGTAACAGATTTGAGTGGCATGCCACAACTTCAAGTGAATGACAGAAAAAGAAGGTTGCCAGGAAACAGCTGCCTTTATAACGAAACTGACCTGGAAGATACTCGAGCGATTTCATCAAGGGCTTTGACTTGGGAAAACATGAATCCATCCTCTCTTCTTACAATCAACGCAGAACTGTTAGATCAGTTGGACTCTTCTTTGACCTTTTGGGAGAATGTGCTACAAGATGTTGATCAAGCTCGGATACAGCAGAATTGTTCATTAGAGTTGGATGAATCTACAAGTTGTGCAGATAGCCCTGCTATATGTTACACACAACTAAATGTTGATGTTGGGCCTAAGGCTTCTGATATTGACATGAATTCTGAGCCTAATGCAAACACTAATCCTGAGGTTGCGGCACCAGAAGACCAAGCAGCAGTGGCAGGTACAACTACCAATGTCCCAACAGGGGTAAATGATGTATTTTGGGAACAATTCCTAACTGAGAATCCTGGTTCAGTTGATGCGTCTGAAGTACAGTCGGAAAGGAAAGATATTGGCAACAAAAAGAATGAAAGCAAACCAGTAGACGGTGGAAAATTTTGGTGGAACATGAAGAGTGTAAATAGCTTGGCAGAACAGTTGGGACATCTTACTCCAGCAGAGAAAACTTAA